The Streptomyces tubercidicus DNA segment CCATACGGGCCGGGGCGGCGGGCCCGTACGCGGGTGGCGGGCCCGCCGGATGTCCGGTGCCGTGGTCGGCCCGGACGACGGAGGCCGCGCCGCGCAGTGCGAGCCCGGCGTCGGCGGCGGCCAGCCGGGCCCAGGAGCCGAGCGCGGAGGGGGTGGCGGAGAGGACCGGAATGGCGCGCTCACGGGGCGCCTCGGCCGGGGTGCCCGGAGGGCCGGCGGGACGGCGGCGGCGCCGGACCGGCCGGAAGTCGAGGGCCTGGTAGGGGCCCTGGCGGCGGACGAGGGTACCGGGTACGGCGGGCAGGAGGGTGCGCGCCCACATCCGCTGCGGCAGCGGCTGGACGACGGCGAGCGGGGCGTCCGCCGCCCAGCGGTAGAGCAGCCGCTGCATCCGGCCGTCCCGCCACAGGGGGCCCGCGCAGTCGCTGACGACGAGGGTGAGGTGATGGCCCGTCGGGTCGTGCAGCTGGTCGGCGGGGCGCAGCGGGCGGCCGGGGCCGGGGGCCGCCGCGACGCCCACGTCCGGGCCGTGCGGATGGAGGTAGTGCACCGTGACATCGCGGAAGGCGCCCACCCGCTCACAGACCTGGCGCAGGTCATGCAGCATCTGTTCCCAGACGGCCATCGAGGACGAGCCGTCCATCAGGAGCCGCAGTCCGGCCGCCCGGCGGTGCACCCCGCGCAGCACCGGGATGATCATTTCGGCGTGGGCGGAGAGTTCGGCGGTGGCGGGCTCGTCCAGCTTGCGGGGGACCGGGGCGACCGGCGGGCGGTAGCGCTGGATCGGCCGCAGTGCGCGCTGCAGCGGCAGCAGTCCGGGGAACGCGGAGGCGACCGGGACCGCGACCTCGCCCAGGCGCTGCCGGTCCGGATCGGGCCACCTCGTGGGGGCCTCCCCCGGGTCACGGGTGGGCAGCAGCTCCGCGACCCGGCGCCGGGCGCCGTCCTGGAGCGCGGACGGCGCGGCGTCCCCGTCCGCAGGACCGCCGCCGCTGCCGCTGCCGGCCACTACCGTCGCGTCATTCCCCTCGGTCCCGGACGATGCGGCAGGTCCCACCCGGAAAGTGGCTGAATCCGTACGGTCCGTACGGTCCTCGTCAGCGGGCCCGGCGTCCGCGGAGCCCTCGGCCCGCGGTGCGCCCGGGGTGATCCACTGGGCGAGCCAGAGGGCATCGGCCATCCCGCGCGCGTCGGCCGGCAGCCCCGCGGCGGTCAGCCGGGCGACGAGTTCGTCGAGGGGGTCCGGGCCGGGCTCCCCGGGGGGCACCGGACTCACCTCGTCCGGTCAAGGGGCCGCATCAGCTCCGCCGTCAGACGCCGCCGCGTCTCCTCCTCGTCCTCGTCCGTCCAGCCCGCTCTCTGGGTCAGGTGGATGGCGTTGAAGAGCTGGTCGACGGCGCGGACATCGCCGGGCTCGCGGTCCAGGAAGCGGTCGATCACCGCTTCGTGGCGCTCCGCCGCCCCCTCGCCGAAGTGTGCCCGCACCATGGCGGCGAGCCGCTCCTTGTCGGGCGCCGGGATGTGGAGGTGGATGCAGCGGCGCAACAGGGGCGCCGGGAAGTCCCGTTCGCCGTTGCTGGTGAGGACGATGAAGGGGAAGGCATGGCAGCGCACCCGGCCGTCGCGCACCGTCACCCGCGCGCCGTCGTCGCTGAGCACCTCCACCTCGGGGGCCGATCCGGCCAGCCGCTCCAGCTCCGGAATCCGGAACTCCCCTTCCTCCAGCACATTGAGGAGGTCATTGGGCAGATCGATATCGCTCTTGTCGAGCTCGTCGACGAGCAGCACCCGGGGCCGGGCGGCCGGCAGCAGGGCCGTGCCCAGCGGGCCGAGGCGGATATAGCGGCCGATGCCGCCGCCGGGCTCGTCGGCCGGATCCGGGCCGGCCGCCGCCCCGCTCTCCTCGGCGGCCGGGGCGGCGCGGGCGATCTGGAGGTCCTGGAGGCGGCCGATGGCGTCGTAGTCGTACAGACCGTCACGGAGTGTGCTGCGGCTGACGACCGGCCAGCCGAGGACCCGGCCGAGGCCGAGTTCGTAGGCCACCGAATGGGCCAGGGTGCTCTTGCCGCTGCCCGGTGCGCCGGTCACCAGCAGCGGGCGGCGCAGATAGAGGGCGGCGTTGACCAGCTCGCGCTCGGTCTCGCCGGGGCGGTGGTGGCTGGCTTCCCGGTGCTGCACACCGAGCCTGCGCTCGGAGGACGGGTCGAGGGCGGCCGGCGGCGCCACGAGGGGACCGCCGTCGAAATCGCGCCAGGGGGGCGGCGGCGGAAGATGCTCAATTCCGTCGTGCGGTGCCCCCGCGCCACGGTAGATGAGCCAGTCGCTCACGTCGGAACTCCTCGTCGCCGGCCAGGCCTCGGTCAGGAGCGGTGGTCATGGCGGACCGCCGGAGATATCGGCATTCGCTCGGCCTCCCCCCGCGTCCGCCACCCACCCTCACGCAGTCGCGTCCTCACGAACAAGTCTTCCACGACGCTATGACAGTACTCACCCGGAAGGAAGCACACGGGGCGGTTTCCGGTCTCCCCCGAGGGCATGACGGGCGCCCAAGTGCCAGGTACAGGGCGTGACTTGCCGCACGAGGGGCGGATGCCGACGGGACGGACACCGGGCGCGTGCGAGGTGTACGGGGCGTACACGGCGCCCGGAGCGTCAGGGGGCGGCGCCCCGTACCGCTCATCGCGGCGACACCTGGGGGCGGTCCGTGAAGAGCGGCGGAATCGGGTCCTCCGGGTCGTCGTAGAGGAGCACCAGATCGCGTGCCCAGTGTGTGCCCTCCTCCGCGGCCTCCGTGGCCTTGGCCCGCAGCTGCCGGACCAGTTCGGGGAGCCGGGTCACCCCACCCGAACCCTGGAGCAGCTCCCGCACCCCGCGGTGGAACTCCTCGCAGCCCGCGTCGCAGTCCCGCTCCTCGCCGTGCCCGCGGGCCGGCCACAGCCCGGCCGGGAAACCGGTGTCCAGGGCGACGCCGACCGCGTCCCGGCCGAACCCGTCGGCGACGGTGTGGCACAGCGCCGGCAGCGCACCGTCACCGGCCGTCTCCAGCAGCCGCCAGATCGCCTCGGCGGAGCCGGTCCCGGCGTCGGCGCCGGGCCGCGGCGGGATGCGCAGGGCCTCCAGCTCCCGGGCGGCGGCCAGGCCCTGCCAGCGGCGCAGCCAGGCCGGGTCGACCTGTTCGCGCCGCCCCTGGTCGCGCAGGATCACCGCCCGCCCGGGGCCCACCGGCCGCAGCCGGGCGGTCCGCCGGGTCGAGGCGGCCACCTCCCACTGGCCCACCGCGGTGTCCCAGCGCCCTTCGGGGACGGCGATCTCCAGGCGTACCCGGGCGCCCGGCCCGGCGTCGCCGTCGGCCCGCAGCAGCCGCCCGCCGAGCCGCCGCAGCACCTGTTCCCGCGCCTGCTCGAACGGCACCCCGCCGGCCGACTCCTGGACGTCCACCCGCAGCCACTGCCCCTGGCCGTAGCCCTCGCTGACCGACCAGTTGAACAGCTCCGAGCCGCCCTCGTCATAGAAGAGCGGCTCGAACTCGACGAGCACGGAGCGCGGCCGACGGCGTACCGGCCCTATCCTCCGGCGGTCCTGCGGCTGCAGCACCACCGCCTTGGCCTGCACGAACTCCGCGAGCCTGGCGGCCTGTTCGCGTACCCCGGCGGCCTCGTCGCCCGGTGCGTCGCGCACCTCGTCGGCGGTCCGCTGCGCCACGATCCGTAGATAGTGCACAAAGGCGCGCAGCTCCGTGTACGGGTCGCTGCCCTGGTAGAGGGCGCCATGGCCGTCCCGCCAGGTACGCAGCAGCCAGGCTCCGGGCCGCTCGCCGCGCTCCAGCACCTCGCCGACTGCGGCCTCCACCACCAGTGGATCGCGCGGTGCGGGCAGCCGGGCGAGCAGGTCCAGCGCCTGCAGCCGCTCCTGTACGCCCCACAGCCGGCCCCGGCCCGCCATGATCGTGTGCTGGGCGTCGAACCAGGTGGGCCCGGCGGCGCGGCCGAGCTCCTGACCGGCCCAGTGCCAGCGGTCATGCAGGCTCATCAGCGCGTGATACGGGTCGGGCCCCAGGCCCTCGGCACCCGCGGCGCCCTCGACCAGGTGTTCCGGCCCCAGCCCGCGCAGCGCCGTGACCGGCACCGCCAGCCCGACGTGGTCCTGTTGGTGGCGGCCCTTGACAATGCCGACCACCTCGCCGCGGTCACAGTCGAGCAGCGGCCCGCCGGAGGCCCCCGGTGTGACCCGGACATCGCTGCCGAACTGGAGGCCCCGGGCGTCGCGGGCACCGAAGCGGACGGCGATGAAGGGGTCGACGGGGGACTCGTCATGCCCGCGGAAGATGTAGGCGTCCTCCAGGAGCGTCGCCGGCTGATCGCTGAGCCAGGCGCAGGGGTGCGCGGTCTCCGGGTCGAGCAGCCGGACCAGGGCGAGATCGGCGCGGGCCGCGGCGTGCCCGACGTCCGGGGCGGGCCCGGCGTCCGATCCGGGACGGCTGAGGTCATAGACGAGCCGGGCGGGCACCACCCGGCCGTCGAAGGTGACACCGAGGACCCCGTCCGGGCCCAGGTCGCGTCGCCGTCCGTCGCTCGCCGCCAGCACATGGGCGCAGGTCAGCACCCATCCCGGGGCGATCAGCACCCCGCTGCCCCACGGCCGGGCGCCGGAGGTGCCCGGTGCGGGGCGCAGGGCGACGGTGGTGCGTCCGGCGTGGTCGAGGAGCTGTGTGTAGTGGGCGCGGCCGGCGGTCCGGTCCTCGGAGGTCGGCATCAGCGGCTCGAATCGTCCGGCTCCCGGCGGTCGGCCGTGGGCGCCCCGTTCTGACGGCGGTCGGCCGTGGGCTCCCCGTGCGGCTCGCCCCCTGTCGGCGTCCGGTCCTCGCGCCGCCAGGTGAGGGTGACGGAGAGGTTGCTCTTCGCCTCGCCGTCCGCGAGCAGGGCGACGGCCTTGCCCGGCTTGGCCGACAGCTCCACGCCGAAGGTCACACTGGTCTCGTGCGGCGCGACCCGCTCGGTGGCCTGGCGGACGCTGGTGGCGACGCCGCCGATCACCTCGCGGAGCCCTTCGACCCTGGCCCCGAGCGCGTCCCAGGCGCCGACGTCCTCGAACTCCCCGTCCGCGTCGTCCGCCCCGTCGGGCTCCGGGGTGTCGAGCCGGGAGACCCGGGCCCAGACTTCCGTACCGTCGGGAAGTTCGATGCGCTGTGCGCGATCTTGCATCACGGCCTCCTGCGCCCCGTGGGCGGCAATTTCCCAATTGCCGCAGGACCGTTGACAGGTGATCAGGCTAGCCGTCGGCCGTCTGTGGCGCGAGAGGTCCGTGAGCCTGCCTATCCTGGCCGGGAATCACCCATGACCCCTGGTGGAGAGCGCGTGTATTTCACTGACCGTGGCATCGAGGAGCTGGAGAACCGGCGCGGCGAGGAGGAGGTCACCCTGGCGTGGGTGGCCGACCAGCTGCGGACGTTCGTCGATCTCAATCCGGACTTCGAGGTACCGGTG contains these protein-coding regions:
- a CDS encoding AAA family ATPase, which produces MSDWLIYRGAGAPHDGIEHLPPPPPWRDFDGGPLVAPPAALDPSSERRLGVQHREASHHRPGETERELVNAALYLRRPLLVTGAPGSGKSTLAHSVAYELGLGRVLGWPVVSRSTLRDGLYDYDAIGRLQDLQIARAAPAAEESGAAAGPDPADEPGGGIGRYIRLGPLGTALLPAARPRVLLVDELDKSDIDLPNDLLNVLEEGEFRIPELERLAGSAPEVEVLSDDGARVTVRDGRVRCHAFPFIVLTSNGERDFPAPLLRRCIHLHIPAPDKERLAAMVRAHFGEGAAERHEAVIDRFLDREPGDVRAVDQLFNAIHLTQRAGWTDEDEEETRRRLTAELMRPLDRTR
- a CDS encoding trypsin-like peptidase domain-containing protein, coding for MPTSEDRTAGRAHYTQLLDHAGRTTVALRPAPGTSGARPWGSGVLIAPGWVLTCAHVLAASDGRRRDLGPDGVLGVTFDGRVVPARLVYDLSRPGSDAGPAPDVGHAAARADLALVRLLDPETAHPCAWLSDQPATLLEDAYIFRGHDESPVDPFIAVRFGARDARGLQFGSDVRVTPGASGGPLLDCDRGEVVGIVKGRHQQDHVGLAVPVTALRGLGPEHLVEGAAGAEGLGPDPYHALMSLHDRWHWAGQELGRAAGPTWFDAQHTIMAGRGRLWGVQERLQALDLLARLPAPRDPLVVEAAVGEVLERGERPGAWLLRTWRDGHGALYQGSDPYTELRAFVHYLRIVAQRTADEVRDAPGDEAAGVREQAARLAEFVQAKAVVLQPQDRRRIGPVRRRPRSVLVEFEPLFYDEGGSELFNWSVSEGYGQGQWLRVDVQESAGGVPFEQAREQVLRRLGGRLLRADGDAGPGARVRLEIAVPEGRWDTAVGQWEVAASTRRTARLRPVGPGRAVILRDQGRREQVDPAWLRRWQGLAAARELEALRIPPRPGADAGTGSAEAIWRLLETAGDGALPALCHTVADGFGRDAVGVALDTGFPAGLWPARGHGEERDCDAGCEEFHRGVRELLQGSGGVTRLPELVRQLRAKATEAAEEGTHWARDLVLLYDDPEDPIPPLFTDRPQVSPR
- a CDS encoding CU044_2847 family protein codes for the protein MQDRAQRIELPDGTEVWARVSRLDTPEPDGADDADGEFEDVGAWDALGARVEGLREVIGGVATSVRQATERVAPHETSVTFGVELSAKPGKAVALLADGEAKSNLSVTLTWRREDRTPTGGEPHGEPTADRRQNGAPTADRREPDDSSR
- a CDS encoding DUF6104 family protein; the protein is MYFTDRGIEELENRRGEEEVTLAWVADQLRTFVDLNPDFEVPVERLATWLARLDDEDEDE